In Bacillus sp. Cs-700, one genomic interval encodes:
- a CDS encoding collagen-like protein codes for MPLLYTGPIDNTPVNGSRMTQQFSVKITNRSTTMYGTVSIEGYILSSTRTLYVQELFSIAPNQVITKTFVANFNSFEFLFNTGGAAENTIDVSAWGKNAEGQLVSAHRLVSSELIGAQIEGVTGATGPTGATGETGATGATGETGATGVTGETGVTGATGETGATGATGETGATGVTGETGATGVTGETGATGVTGETGATGATGETGATGATGETGATGVTGETGVTGATGETGATGATGETGATGVTGETGATGVTGETGATGVTGETGATGATGETGATGVTGETGVTGATGPGVFQWGEETVIWADSSATGLGDGTPSDPFNSLQAAISAATSSPFATTLGMRARLVILIAANSVFNEDIVIPPARHVQLLGLGPWVLGSGDLAFFNSSVSRNITIQTDSNLENSYNSQGPAFQSRPVTVIGTLDNGTSVSTHTNYTDGAIISGDVIFENVYLPDPFNTIEFQLLNARVQGSIIGDLVNPALGQLNTYIYHSRINIVDKPGMRINRMVDTRVDGTMLFTGYSNIVDSWIRGNVSVTSAISDVPPVGIYDTQFDTITWNGPLVLDTSSNYYFVTSASSLIGIKTILYSLA; via the coding sequence ATGCCATTATTGTATACTGGCCCAATCGATAATACTCCTGTAAATGGCAGTCGAATGACTCAACAGTTTTCGGTAAAAATAACCAATCGTAGTACCACAATGTATGGAACTGTTTCCATAGAGGGATATATTTTAAGCAGTACGAGAACTTTATATGTTCAAGAATTATTTAGTATAGCTCCGAATCAAGTGATAACTAAGACGTTTGTCGCGAATTTCAATTCTTTTGAGTTTCTATTCAATACAGGAGGAGCGGCAGAAAATACCATTGATGTATCAGCCTGGGGGAAAAATGCTGAGGGTCAATTGGTTTCTGCCCATCGATTAGTATCATCTGAATTGATAGGAGCTCAAATAGAAGGAGTAACAGGGGCGACGGGACCAACTGGAGCCACCGGAGAGACCGGTGCAACTGGAGCCACCGGAGAGACCGGTGCAACTGGAGTCACTGGAGAGACCGGTGTAACTGGAGCCACCGGAGAGACCGGTGCAACAGGAGCCACCGGAGAGACCGGTGCAACTGGAGTCACTGGAGAGACCGGTGCAACTGGAGTCACCGGAGAGACCGGTGCAACTGGAGTCACTGGAGAGACCGGTGCAACAGGAGCCACCGGAGAGACCGGTGCAACTGGAGCCACCGGAGAGACCGGTGCAACTGGAGTCACTGGAGAGACCGGTGTAACTGGAGCCACCGGAGAGACCGGTGCAACAGGAGCCACCGGAGAGACCGGTGCAACTGGAGTCACTGGAGAGACCGGTGCAACTGGAGTCACCGGAGAGACCGGTGCAACTGGAGTCACTGGAGAGACCGGTGCAACAGGAGCCACCGGAGAGACCGGTGCAACTGGAGTCACTGGAGAGACCGGTGTAACCGGAGCAACCGGCCCAGGAGTATTTCAGTGGGGAGAAGAAACCGTTATTTGGGCGGACTCCAGTGCAACTGGATTAGGAGACGGTACACCTTCAGACCCCTTTAATTCGTTGCAAGCTGCTATTAGTGCCGCAACAAGCAGTCCCTTCGCCACAACATTAGGCATGAGAGCTCGCTTAGTCATTTTAATTGCAGCTAATTCAGTATTTAATGAAGATATCGTAATACCTCCTGCCAGACATGTACAATTGCTTGGTCTTGGCCCATGGGTACTTGGAAGTGGCGATTTAGCATTTTTTAATTCTTCTGTTTCTAGGAATATAACGATTCAAACCGATTCTAACCTAGAAAACTCTTATAACTCTCAAGGTCCAGCATTCCAGTCACGACCTGTTACAGTTATCGGAACATTAGATAATGGTACCTCAGTGAGTACCCATACTAACTATACAGATGGTGCAATTATTAGCGGTGACGTAATATTTGAGAATGTTTATCTTCCAGATCCATTCAATACGATTGAATTTCAACTTTTAAATGCAAGGGTTCAAGGAAGTATCATAGGGGATTTAGTAAACCCGGCGCTAGGGCAACTAAATACTTATATTTATCACAGTCGAATCAATATTGTGGATAAACCTGGTATGAGAATTAATCGTATGGTTGACACAAGGGTAGACGGGACAATGCTTTTTACAGGGTATTCTAATATCGTTGATTCATGGATTCGTGGTAATGTATCCGTTACATCTGCGATATCGGATGTACCGCCAGTCGGTATCTATGATACACAGTTCGACACGATAACCTGGAATGGACCGCTTGTATTGGACACTTCTTCAAATTATTATTTTGTAACCTCAGCTTCTAGTTTAATAGGAATTAAAACAATACTGTACAGTCTAGCGTAA